The genomic interval CCTGCTCCCCGGTGACGGCATCGGCCCCGAAGTAACCTATGCCGCCGTAGACGTGCTCAAGGCCGCCGACGAGGTGTTCGGCCTGGGGCTCGAGTTCGAAGCTTTCCCCTTCGGCGGCAATGCCATTGATTCCCACGGCGAACCCTTTCCCGAGGTGACCCAGCGGGGCTGCCTCGAGGCCGACGCCATCCTGCTGGGGGCCATCGGCGGTCCGAAGTGGGACAACGTACCCCGCGACATCCGCCCCGAGACCGGATTGCTGGCCCTGCGCAAATCCCACGGCCTCTTCGCCAACCTGCGCCCGGCCAAGGTGCTGCCCGGCCTAGAAGCCCTCTCCCCGCTCAAACCCGAGATCGCCAGGGGGGTGGACGTGCTGGTGATCCGCGAGCTCACCGGCGGGATCTACTTCGGCACCCCCCGCGGGATGAACGCAGAAGAAGCCTGGAACACCGAGCGCTACTCCCGCCTCGAGGTTCTGCGCATCGCCCGGGTGGCTTTCGAGGCCGCCCGCAAGCGGAGGGGACAGGTGTGCAGCGTGGACAAGGCCAACGTGCTCGAGGTCGGCGAGTTCTGGCGCAAGGCGGTGGAGGAGGCGCACCAGGACTACCCCGACGTCGCGCTCGAGCACCAGTACGTCGATGCCATGGCCATGCACCTCGTCACCAAGCCGGGGCGCTTCGACGTGGTGGTGACGGGCAACATCTTCGGGGATATCCTCTCCGACTTGGCCTCGGTGCTGCCCGGGAGCCTGGGCTTGCTGCCCTCGGCCAGCCTGGGCGAGAAGACCCCGTTGTTCGAGCCGGTGCACGGCTCGGCCCCGGACATCGCCGGAAAGGGGGTCGCCAACCCCACCGCGGCCATCCTCTCCGCGGCCATGCTGCTCACCCACGCCCTCTCCCGCCCCGACGCGGCCAAGGCGATCGAAGACGCCGTCGCTCAGGCGCTCGCCGCGAACCCCACCCCCGACCTGGGCGGCAAAGCCCGCACCGCCGAGTTCACCCGACAAGTTGCGGAGGCTGTGCGACGGATTGAAGCTCGCGCCTGAAACCTGGAATCTATAAGCCATGAAGCTCAAAGGGCAAACCTTTATCATCACCGGGGCCAGCCGCGGCATCGGCGCAGCGCTGGTCATGGAGTTGGCCAAAGCCGGGGCCAACGTGGTCCTGGGGGCGCGGAACAAAGGGGCGCTCGAGACGGTGCGCGAAGCGGCAAAAGGGCTTGGGGTGGAGGCGGCAGCGGTGGCGGGAAGCGTCGCCGACGACGGGGTGGCCCGGCAACTGGTGGAGGCCGCCAAGGCCCTCGGGAACTTCGCGGGGTTCGTCCACAACGCAGGGATCCTCAACGCGGGTCCTTTGGTGGTGGAACTCCCCGAGCCCCAGTACGACGAGATCCTCGAGTCCAACCTCAAAGGCGGCTACCAGCTAGCCCGCTACAGCTACCCCAACCTGCGGCCCCAGGGAGGGGTGGCGGTATTCTTGGGCTCTGGGGTCGCCGAACACCACATCCCTGGCATGGGAATATACGGCGTGGCCAAGGCCGCCGAGGAGTACCTGGCGCGGCAGCTGGCGCTCGAGGCCCCCGAAGTGACCTGCTTTATCTACCGCCCCGGCATCGTCGAGACCGACATGCAGCGCCAATTGCGCGCAGCGGAGGGGGGCGGGGCCACTGCATTGCGCCCGCTCTTCCAGGGCTACAAAACCCAAGGCCGGGTCCTCTCCCCCGAGCAGTCCGCCCGCACGCTGGTGCGTATCCTGGAGGGCGAAGCCCACAAATTCCACGGTAAGATAGCCACGTATCGCGACGCCTAAGCGTCAACATAGGCCATACGAAAGTACGACGCACCGGAGGTGCAACCCATGCGCTCTGACGTGATCAAACAAGGCCCACAGCAAGCTCCTGCGCGTGCGATGTTGCGTGCGGTGGGGGTGACGGATGACGACTTCAAGATTCCCTGGGTAGGCCTCGTGAACACCTGGACCGAAGGGATGCCCTGCAACTTCCACCTGCGCGAGCTGGCCGCCGACCTCAAGGCGGGGGCCAAGGAGGCCGGGCTGCATGCCTTCGAGTTCGGCGCCCCGGCCATCTCCGACGGGATTAGCATGGGCACGGTGGGGATGCGAGCCTCGCTCATCAGCCGCGAGGTGATCGCCGACTCCATCGAACTCATCGCCCGGGGCTACCTCTACGACGGAATGGTGGCGCTGGTGGCCTGCGACAAGACCAACCCCGGCGGGATGATGGGGGTGATCCGCGCCGACGTGCCAAGCCTGGTGCTTTACGGTGGCTCCATCGCCCCCGGAGTCCTGCGCGGTAAAAAGCAGACCGTGGTCTCGGTCTTCGAGGCGGTAGGGCAGTACGCCGCAGGCAAAATCACCGAGGAAGAGCTGGCCGAGGTCGAACGCACCGCCATCCCCGGCCCTGGGGCCTGCGGGGGGCAGTACACGGCAAACACCATGGCCATGGTGCTGGAGGTGATGGGCTTCTCCCCTATCGGCTACAACGCCATCCCTGCCATCGCCCCGGAGAAGAAAGCCGCCGGACGAAAGGCGATGTATGTCCTGGCCGACGCCATTCGGGAAAACCGCACGCCCAAGAGCTTCCTCACCCGGCAGTCCTTCGTCAACGCGATCGCCGCGGTGGCCGCCACGGGCGGCTCGACCAACGCGGTCTTGCACCTCCTGGCGGTCGCCCGCGAGGCGGGGGTCAAGCTCGAGCTCGACGACTTCGACCGCATCTCGCGCAAAACCCCGGTCATCGCCGATATGCGCCCCTGGGGCACCTACACCGCCTGGGAACTGTGGGAGGCCGGAGGCATTCCGCTCATCATCCGCCGCCTGATCGAAGGAGAGATGATCGACGGCAGCCAGATGACCATAACCGGTAAGACCCTGTGGGAAGAGGTCAAGGACGCCCCCGAGACCCCCGGTCAGCAGGTGGTGGTCCCGCGGGAGCGGGCTTTCAAAGCGGAGGGTGGCCTACGCGTCCTCAAGGGCTCATTGGCCCCCGAGGGGGCGGTCTTGAAGCTCGCCGGCACCGAGCGCAAGCAGTTCCGCGGCCCGGCCCGGGTCTTCGACGGCGAACCGCAGGCGATGAAGGCGGTGCTCGAGAAGCAGATTCGCCCCGGCGACGTAGTGGTCATCCGCTACGAGGGCCCTAAGGGAGCCCCCGGAATGCCCGAGATGCTCTCGGTGACCAGCGCCCTGGTAGGGGAAGGGCTGGGTCCGGAGGTGGCTTTGGTGACCGACGGGCGCTTTTCGGGCGGCACCAGGGGGTTGATGATCGGGCACGTCGCGCCGGAAGCTCAGGTTGGCGGGCCGATCGCGCTGGTCGAAGAGGGAGACTTCATCTCGATTGACTGTGACGCGGGGAAGCTCGAGCTGGAGGTTTCCCCCCAGGTGTTGGAAGCGCGCAGGGCTAAGTGGAAGGCCCCGGAGCCGCATTACCAGAGCGGGCTGTTTGCCCGCTACGCCAAACTGGTGAGCAGTGCGAAGTATGGGGCGGTGCTAGAGGCGGAATAGCGGCCACCAAACCGCCATGGCAGGGTTTCGCATAAACCCCGCCCAAAGCGCTCTGACGACCGGAAGTCCGCTGCTTTGCGCAACGGCCCTTGCCGCGCCCATCCCCGCCGTGCTTTCACGTAGCGAAACACGCAGGGCACACCCATTTTGGCCCAGAACCCCGCTTCGCTTGGGAGCGGTTCGGCGGTCCCAACCCGCTCGAGTCCCTCCGAAGACGCGATTAAACAGAATTAGGTGGGGCTTCGGCGGGGAGGGGCTCGAGGTACACCCCGGCGATCTTCCAACTCCCATCCGGCTGGCGCTCCATCAGGTAGTAGGCCCGGTAGCGCAGCCCTTCTCCGTCGGTGACGATGAGCACCTGAGTAGGTATACCTTGCAACAAACCGATGGCACCGAACTCCACCCGGGCTGGGCGATAGAGGGGCAGGTACCCCTGTTTGACCATCTGGAGAAAGCGCTCGGGGGTCTGAAACTTTTGGCGGATGCCCGGAGCGGCGAAGGAGAAGGCCCGCCCCGCATCGTCCTGTTGAAAAGCCGCCAGTTGTGCCTCTATCACCGCACGGATCTCGGCCTGTTGTTGCAGCGGTATGTCGGTAAGCCGCTGAGAAAGGGCTACGGCCGCCAGCAAAAGCCCCACCGCCACCCCAATTCGCGCAGCCATACCTCAAGATGGCGATCGAAGGCGGTGGGATGTGTCGCCTGCCCCACGGTTTAGGGCTTGAGAAACTCCAAGGTGGCCCTAGCCAGCAGTTCCACCGCCACCGGCAAGGCCCGCTCGTCATCGATGTCGAAGCGGGGGTGATGGTGGGGTTGGTTCTTCCCCGTGGCGGGGTCTCCCGCCCCCACCCAGAAATACACCCCCGGAGCCCGGTTCAGGAACTCGGCCATGTCGTCGCCGCCCATCACCGGGGGGGTCTCGAGCACCCGCTGCGGCCCTACCACTTCGCTCGCCAGAGCGCGGAAACGCTGGGTCAGCTCGGGGTCGTTGACCACTGCCGGCGAGCCATCCCGCCAGGCGATCTCAGCCGTCCCGCCCATCGCCAGGGCGATGCCCGTAGCCACCTCTTCGATCCGGCGCACCAGCTTGGCCCGCAGCGCAGCGTCAAAAGTACGCAAGGTCCCCTTGAGGGTGGCGGTCTCGGGGATGATGTTGTGGGCGCCTTCCCCGGCAGTAAGGGTGGCGATGGTAATCACCGAGGTACCCACCGGGTCGGTCTCACGGCTCACCAGGCTTTGCAAGGCGGTGATGATGTGCGCCGAGATCAGCACCGTGTCCACGCCCTCGTGGGGCATGGCGGCGTGGGTTCCCTTGCCGTGCACGGTGAGGGTGAAGGCATCGGCAGCGGCCATGCTGGGGCCGGGCCGTATCCCCACGGTCCCGGCGGGCAGCAGGCTATAGAGGTGCAACCCAACCACCCGGTCCACGCCTTCCATCACCCCCGCCTCGATCATCGGGCGGGCCCCCCCTACGATCTCCTCGGCAGGCTGGAAGACAAAGACCACGTTGCCCTCGAGCTGGTCTTTCATCTCGCTGAGGAGGGTGGCCACATGGGCTGCTACCGCCGCGTGGCCATCGTGCCCGCAGGCGTGCATCACCCCGGGGTTCTCCGAGGCGTAGGGGGCTCCGGTGGCCTCGTGGATGGGCAGGGCGTCGATGTCGGCGCGGACCAGCACGGTCTTGCCCGGCTTGGCCCCTTTCAAGCGCGCCACCACGCCGGTGGTGGCGATGCCGGTCTGGACCTCGAGCCCCAAAGCGCGCAGGTGAAGGGCTAGCTTTTCGGCGGTGCGGAATTCCTGGAAAGCCAGCTCAGGGTGGCGGTGGAAATCGCGTCGCATGGCGACGAGCGAGGGGGTGAGGTCAGCGATGCGGTTTCGGATATCCAGCGGTGCGACTTGCATGTCCCCCAGCATACTCCCGCCGAGGGAAATTTGCGCCTCACTCCTCGAGCCACTCCGTCGAATAGCTCGCGGTCTTGGGAATCACGCAGATGAACTCGGCCGTCTCAGGATCGGGATTTTCGTACCAGTGAGGGGTGTCGGCAGGGATGTAGATGGCCTCCCCGGCTTTGGCTTCGAAGATCTCCTCCCCGATACCGACGCGCAGCCGTCCGGTGATCAAGAACTGCTCGTGCTCCACGCCAGGGTGCTTGTGGCGGGGAATCCGCCCGCCGGGCAGGATGGTGAACTTACGGGTGATGTAGTGAGGAGCGCCGTCCTCAGGGCCAATCAGTACCTGAATAAAGGCCTGAACCCCCCGCTCGACGGGACGGGAGGGGGCTTGTTGGGCGGAGCGCACAAAGCCTTTCACGTCCCCAGTCTACCAACCCGGGGCTAGAGGTCGGCCCATGCGGAAAGCGTTTCCAGGACCTCTTGGTCGGAGACTTGGGGGAAGTCTTGATAAAAAGCCCCCACGGCATCGAAAGGAACCGGCGTATACAAGCACACTACCTCGACCTGGCGCCGCAGGTGCTCGAGCGCCTCCGGCGGGGCCACCGGAACGGCCACCACTAGCCGCCGGGGCTGCTCGGCCCGCACCGCCCGAATGGCCGCTTCCATGGTGCTGCCGGTGGCGATGCCGTCATCGACGACCACCGCGTCACGGCCCGCGAGCGGGACCTTGGGCCGCACCGCACGGTAGCGCTCCGCCCGCTCGGCGATCACCGCCTGCTGGCGCCGGGCCTCGGCCTCGAGGTAGGCCTCGCTCGCGTAGCGGTGGGCATAGGGTTGCAGGTGGATCGAACCATCCTCCCCCACCGCTCCCAAAGCGAACTCCTCGTGCCCGGGAGCGCCGATTTTGCGCGCCAAGACCACGTCGGCAGTACCTCCTAAAGCTCGAGCCAGCCGGTCCGCCAGCACCACCCCGCCCCGCGGAATCCCCAGGACCACCGGGCGCTCGAGGCCATGCCGCAGGGCCTGGGCCAACAGCTCTGCCGCCTGTGCCCGATCACGAAAGCGCACCGGCTCCCACCCGGCCTTTGCCACACGGCTTCATCTGCGCCCTCTTGCAAGGATTGTTGCACCCGCTCGCGCTATTGGCAACCCCGCCCGCAAGGATCTCGCTGCTCAAGGCCGAAAATTCCGGCGACCCTTGAACTCGGTATAAATTTTCCCTAAGCTGGTAGGTACAAGTCGTTGCTTAAGAGGTGGAGGAGCGAATGGAGCGTCCTTGGTTCAAGCACTACGACCCCGGTGTCCCTAAGGACATCGAGTACCCCGAGGTTCCCCTGTGGTGGCTGCTCGAGCACAGCGCAAACCGCTACCCCGAGAAGGTCGCTTTGGAGTTTTTGGGCAAGACCTTGAGCTACAAAGAGCTCTGGGAGTCTGCTCGCCGTTTTGCTGAAGCCCTGCGCGTCCAGGGGGTGAAGCCAGGCGACCGGGTAGCCCTCATGCTGCCCAACACCCCGGCTTTCGTGATCGCCTTTTACGGCACCCTGATGGCCGGCGGTATCGCGGTGAATGTGAACCCGCTCTACACCGCCCGCGAGCTCCACCACCAGCTCATAGACGCCGGGGCTGAGACCTTGGTGATGCTCGATATGCTGTGGCCCCGCTACGCCGAGATCGCCCAGGAGGTCCCGGTGCGGCGGGTGATCACCAGCGGGCTCCAAGACTATCTGCCCTTCCCCAAGAACCTGCTCTATCCGATCAAGATGCGCCGGGAGAAGCGCTGGGTCAACCTACCCAAAGATCCCAGGCGCCTCGGGCTCAACCCCCTGCTGCGCTCCCACCCCCCCATCGCCGAGCCGCTGCGGCCCAACCCCGACGACGTAGCCCTGCTCCAGTACACCGGCGGAACCACCGGGATCTCTAAGGGGGCTATGCTCACCCACCGCAATCTGGTGGCTAACACCTACCAGACCATCGCCTGGTCCCCGGAAAGCAAAGCCCTCGAGGGCAAGGGCGTGATGCTGGGGGCTATCCCCTTTTTCCACGTCTATGGGATGACCGTGGCCATGAACTTCGGCCTCGCCTTGGGATATAAGATCGTGCTCCTGCCACGGCCCGAAGTCGCCGCCTGCGTGGAGGCTATCGAAAAGCACAAGGTGACCCACTTCCCCGGGGTACCCACGCTGTACACCGCGTTCAATCACTTCCCCGGCATCCAAAAGCGCAAGATACACACCATACGCGTCTGCAACTCGGGCTCGGCCCCCCTTCCCCTCGAGGTGATGGAGCGCTTCGAACAGCTCACCGGGGGCAAGGTGCTCGAGGGGTACGGCCTAACCGAAGCCGCGCCGGTCACCCACTCCAACCCGGTCTCCGGGTTGCGCAAAAAGGGCAGCGTGGGTTTGCCGCTTCCGGGAGTGGACGCCAAGATCCTGGGACCCGATATGCAAGAGCTTCCCCCGGGAGAGGTGGGGGAGCTGGCGGTGCGCGGGCCTAACATCATGAAAGGCTACTGGAACCGCCCCGAGGAGACCGCTAAAACCCTGGTCATCGACTGGCTCCTCACCGGCGATATGGCCAAGATGGACGAAGACGGCTATTTCTACATCGTAGACCGCAAGAAAGACGTGATCATCGCGGGCGGGTACAACATCTACCCCCGGGAGGTCGAAGAGGTCCTCTACGCCCACCCGGCCATCCAGGAAGCCTGTGTGGTGGGGGTGCCGGACAGCTACCGCGGCGAGACCGTGGCGGCGTATGTGGTCCTCAAGCCGGGAGCTAGCCTGAGCGAGGCCGAACTCGAGAAGTACTGCCGGGAAAACCTGGCCGCCTTCAAGATTCCCCGCATCATCCAGTTCCGCAAGGAGCTGCCCAAGTCGGCGGTGGGCAAGATCTTGCGGCGGCAGCTGCGGGAAGAAGCGATACAAGCCCAAAAGGTCTCGAGCTGAAGCTGAATTTTCCCGCCCGAAGCGCCCTCCGGCTTCGGGCGAGGTCCCTGCACCACCGCCTCACCCTTAGCGTCAGCGCGCTGTGTCCGTGAGCCTCGAGCGCTCCACCGCCTGGGCGAAGATCCGGGCCGCCTCGTCCACCTCGGCCTCGGTGGTGAATCGCCCCAGGCTAAACCGCACCGAGGCCCGGGCTTCGGCCTTGCTGCGACCTATGGCGGTGAGGACATGGCTGGGCTCGAGGCTCCCTGCGCTGCACGCCGAGCCCGAGGAGGCGCACACCCCCATCAGGTCGAGGTTGAGGAGCAGGCCCTCGCCATCCGCATCCTTGGCCGTGACGTTGACGTGCTTGGGGCTCCTGTGGGTAGGGTGGCCGTTGAGCTCTACCCCGGGGAGGGCGAGCAAAGCGCGCTCCAGCCGACGGCGCAGGGCCAGCAACCGAGGGGTTTCTTCGGAAACCAGCCGCGCCGCCTTCTCAAGCGCCAAGGCCATCCCGTAGAGGGCGGGGAGGTTCTCGGTGCCACCCCGAAAGCCTTGTTCCTGCTTGCCGGGGGCGATAGGGAAAAGCTCGAGGCCTTTGCGCAAGTACAAAGCCCCGGCGCCTTTGGGGCCATAGAACTTGTGCGCCGCCAACGAGAGCATATCCACCCCCAGCTCCTGGATGTCGAGCGGCAAGGTCCCCGCCATCTGTACCGCGTCGGTGTGGAAGACGACCCCCCGCGCCCGGCAAACCTCGGCCATCTCGCGCACCGGGTAGAGGGTGCCGAGTTCGTTGTTGACGGCCATCACGCTCACCAGCAGGGTATCGGGGCGGAGGGCTTGGGCCAGCTGGTCGGGATACACCATGCCGGTAAGGGGTTCCGGCTGGAGGTAGGTGACCGCGTAACCCAGCCGCTCGAGCCCCCGCATCGCGGTGAGCACGGCGGAGTGTTCCACTTGGGTGGTGACGAGGTGGCCCTTACCCCGCGCGAGGGCATACCCCAAGATCGCCAGCGCATCCGCTTCAGATCCGCCGGAGGTGAAAATCACCTCGCGGGGGCGGGCCCCGATGGCCCTGGCTAGCCGCTCGCGGGCCTCCTCCAGCAGCGCCTTGGCCTTTCTTCCCGCGGCGTGCACCGAGCTGGGGTTCCCCCAGGCCGCGAAGGCTTGCGCCATCGCGGTGCTCACCTCTGGGTCCAGCGGGGTGGTGGCGGCGTAGTCCAGGTAGATCACGCTACACCTAGGCTGGCCGCTCGGCAGGCTCAATCTGGATGAGCTTGCGGGCCTCAATAGCCCGGCGCTGCTCGATCAAGTCCTTGAGCGAGGTGCTCCCCAGCACCCCGCGCATGGCCAGGTCCACCCGCTTCCACAGGGCTTCCGTGGAGCAGTGCCCGGTATGGTAGCACGACTGCGGGTCGTCCAAGCAGGTGACCGGGGCCAGGCTGCCCTCGAGGGCCTCTACCACCTCGAGCGCGGTGAGCTTCTCCGGCGGTTTCCCCAGCCTGTACCCGCCCTTGGCCCCGCGTACGCTGCGGATGAACCCGGCTCGGCGCAGTTGGGCGGCGATCTGCTCAAGGTAGTGCTGGCTGATGCTCTGGGCCTCAGCCACATCCTTGAGCGGGACCGCCTCCGGAGCGCGCAGACCGATCTCCACGAGCGCCCGCAAGCCATACTGGGATTTGGTGGAGACCCACATACCTCTACTATAATCCCGTATAAACCACCTGACAATTGTAGATTTGCTCCGGCTTGTTACTCTACCCGCTCCCGCTGTCCGGTAGCGAAGGCCACCGCGAAGACCACCCCCTGTACCAGCACGATGCTGGCTCCGCTGGGTACGTTAAGCTGATAGGACAAGGCCAGACCAACCAGCGCCGTAGCAACCCCCAGCACGACCGAGAGCAACGTCATGGTGGCGAAAGTGCGGCTCCACAGGCGAGCGGTAGCCGCCGGGATCACCAAAAAAGCCCCCACCAACAACGCCCCCACCACCTTTACCGCTACCACGGTGGCCACCGCGACGAGCGCCGAGAGAAGGTAGTCCTGCAACAGCACCCGGCGGCGGTCGGCCAAGGCCAAGTCACGGTCAAAGGTGACGTAGGCCCAGCGACCCCACGCAGGGAGCAGGGCTAGGGTCAGCCCGAGAACCCCTAGCGAGATCCAGAGGTCGGTGGGGGTCACGGCAAGGAGCGAGCCAAAAAGATAGGCCAAGGCTTCGGCGGCATAGCCGCTTCGGAAAGAGAGGATCAGGATACCCAAGGCCAGGGCCAGCGCGAGGAAAATCCCGATGGCCGAGTCTTCCGCAAGGCCCGTCCTCGAGCGCACCCAGGTGATCCCCAACGCCACCAGCACGGTAAACGGCAGCGCCACCCATAGCGGCTCGGTATTGAAGAAAAGGGCAATCGCCACCCCCCCGAAGGCCGCGTGGGCCAATCCGTGCGAGAGGAAGGAGAGCTTGCGCTGCACTACGAAGGGGGCGTAGTAGCTGATAAACGCCCCCACCAGCACCCCGGCCAGCAGGGCGCGCTGAAAGAAAGGGAAAGCGAGGGCCTCGAGCATATCAGGGCATACGGGGCTGGAGGGCCTCGTTCAGGTGAGCATGGCCCACGTGACCGAAAGCCCGGCTTAGACACTCCGGGCAGAGCACCTGCGGGGGTGGGCCGAAGCCGATCACCCGGCGGTTGAGTAGCAG from Meiothermus sp. Pnk-1 carries:
- the leuB gene encoding 3-isopropylmalate dehydrogenase, with product MPKIALLPGDGIGPEVTYAAVDVLKAADEVFGLGLEFEAFPFGGNAIDSHGEPFPEVTQRGCLEADAILLGAIGGPKWDNVPRDIRPETGLLALRKSHGLFANLRPAKVLPGLEALSPLKPEIARGVDVLVIRELTGGIYFGTPRGMNAEEAWNTERYSRLEVLRIARVAFEAARKRRGQVCSVDKANVLEVGEFWRKAVEEAHQDYPDVALEHQYVDAMAMHLVTKPGRFDVVVTGNIFGDILSDLASVLPGSLGLLPSASLGEKTPLFEPVHGSAPDIAGKGVANPTAAILSAAMLLTHALSRPDAAKAIEDAVAQALAANPTPDLGGKARTAEFTRQVAEAVRRIEARA
- a CDS encoding SDR family NAD(P)-dependent oxidoreductase; this encodes MKLKGQTFIITGASRGIGAALVMELAKAGANVVLGARNKGALETVREAAKGLGVEAAAVAGSVADDGVARQLVEAAKALGNFAGFVHNAGILNAGPLVVELPEPQYDEILESNLKGGYQLARYSYPNLRPQGGVAVFLGSGVAEHHIPGMGIYGVAKAAEEYLARQLALEAPEVTCFIYRPGIVETDMQRQLRAAEGGGATALRPLFQGYKTQGRVLSPEQSARTLVRILEGEAHKFHGKIATYRDA
- the ilvD gene encoding dihydroxy-acid dehydratase — protein: MRSDVIKQGPQQAPARAMLRAVGVTDDDFKIPWVGLVNTWTEGMPCNFHLRELAADLKAGAKEAGLHAFEFGAPAISDGISMGTVGMRASLISREVIADSIELIARGYLYDGMVALVACDKTNPGGMMGVIRADVPSLVLYGGSIAPGVLRGKKQTVVSVFEAVGQYAAGKITEEELAEVERTAIPGPGACGGQYTANTMAMVLEVMGFSPIGYNAIPAIAPEKKAAGRKAMYVLADAIRENRTPKSFLTRQSFVNAIAAVAATGGSTNAVLHLLAVAREAGVKLELDDFDRISRKTPVIADMRPWGTYTAWELWEAGGIPLIIRRLIEGEMIDGSQMTITGKTLWEEVKDAPETPGQQVVVPRERAFKAEGGLRVLKGSLAPEGAVLKLAGTERKQFRGPARVFDGEPQAMKAVLEKQIRPGDVVVIRYEGPKGAPGMPEMLSVTSALVGEGLGPEVALVTDGRFSGGTRGLMIGHVAPEAQVGGPIALVEEGDFISIDCDAGKLELEVSPQVLEARRAKWKAPEPHYQSGLFARYAKLVSSAKYGAVLEAE
- a CDS encoding DUF4864 domain-containing protein, which produces MAARIGVAVGLLLAAVALSQRLTDIPLQQQAEIRAVIEAQLAAFQQDDAGRAFSFAAPGIRQKFQTPERFLQMVKQGYLPLYRPARVEFGAIGLLQGIPTQVLIVTDGEGLRYRAYYLMERQPDGSWKIAGVYLEPLPAEAPPNSV
- a CDS encoding M20 family metallopeptidase codes for the protein MQVAPLDIRNRIADLTPSLVAMRRDFHRHPELAFQEFRTAEKLALHLRALGLEVQTGIATTGVVARLKGAKPGKTVLVRADIDALPIHEATGAPYASENPGVMHACGHDGHAAVAAHVATLLSEMKDQLEGNVVFVFQPAEEIVGGARPMIEAGVMEGVDRVVGLHLYSLLPAGTVGIRPGPSMAAADAFTLTVHGKGTHAAMPHEGVDTVLISAHIITALQSLVSRETDPVGTSVITIATLTAGEGAHNIIPETATLKGTLRTFDAALRAKLVRRIEEVATGIALAMGGTAEIAWRDGSPAVVNDPELTQRFRALASEVVGPQRVLETPPVMGGDDMAEFLNRAPGVYFWVGAGDPATGKNQPHHHPRFDIDDERALPVAVELLARATLEFLKP
- a CDS encoding cupin domain-containing protein → MKGFVRSAQQAPSRPVERGVQAFIQVLIGPEDGAPHYITRKFTILPGGRIPRHKHPGVEHEQFLITGRLRVGIGEEIFEAKAGEAIYIPADTPHWYENPDPETAEFICVIPKTASYSTEWLEE
- a CDS encoding phosphoribosyltransferase, translating into MRFRDRAQAAELLAQALRHGLERPVVLGIPRGGVVLADRLARALGGTADVVLARKIGAPGHEEFALGAVGEDGSIHLQPYAHRYASEAYLEAEARRQQAVIAERAERYRAVRPKVPLAGRDAVVVDDGIATGSTMEAAIRAVRAEQPRRLVVAVPVAPPEALEHLRRQVEVVCLYTPVPFDAVGAFYQDFPQVSDQEVLETLSAWADL
- a CDS encoding long-chain fatty acid--CoA ligase, giving the protein MERPWFKHYDPGVPKDIEYPEVPLWWLLEHSANRYPEKVALEFLGKTLSYKELWESARRFAEALRVQGVKPGDRVALMLPNTPAFVIAFYGTLMAGGIAVNVNPLYTARELHHQLIDAGAETLVMLDMLWPRYAEIAQEVPVRRVITSGLQDYLPFPKNLLYPIKMRREKRWVNLPKDPRRLGLNPLLRSHPPIAEPLRPNPDDVALLQYTGGTTGISKGAMLTHRNLVANTYQTIAWSPESKALEGKGVMLGAIPFFHVYGMTVAMNFGLALGYKIVLLPRPEVAACVEAIEKHKVTHFPGVPTLYTAFNHFPGIQKRKIHTIRVCNSGSAPLPLEVMERFEQLTGGKVLEGYGLTEAAPVTHSNPVSGLRKKGSVGLPLPGVDAKILGPDMQELPPGEVGELAVRGPNIMKGYWNRPEETAKTLVIDWLLTGDMAKMDEDGYFYIVDRKKDVIIAGGYNIYPREVEEVLYAHPAIQEACVVGVPDSYRGETVAAYVVLKPGASLSEAELEKYCRENLAAFKIPRIIQFRKELPKSAVGKILRRQLREEAIQAQKVSS
- a CDS encoding cysteine desulfurase family protein, producing the protein MIYLDYAATTPLDPEVSTAMAQAFAAWGNPSSVHAAGRKAKALLEEARERLARAIGARPREVIFTSGGSEADALAILGYALARGKGHLVTTQVEHSAVLTAMRGLERLGYAVTYLQPEPLTGMVYPDQLAQALRPDTLLVSVMAVNNELGTLYPVREMAEVCRARGVVFHTDAVQMAGTLPLDIQELGVDMLSLAAHKFYGPKGAGALYLRKGLELFPIAPGKQEQGFRGGTENLPALYGMALALEKAARLVSEETPRLLALRRRLERALLALPGVELNGHPTHRSPKHVNVTAKDADGEGLLLNLDLMGVCASSGSACSAGSLEPSHVLTAIGRSKAEARASVRFSLGRFTTEAEVDEAARIFAQAVERSRLTDTAR
- a CDS encoding Rrf2 family transcriptional regulator; translation: MWVSTKSQYGLRALVEIGLRAPEAVPLKDVAEAQSISQHYLEQIAAQLRRAGFIRSVRGAKGGYRLGKPPEKLTALEVVEALEGSLAPVTCLDDPQSCYHTGHCSTEALWKRVDLAMRGVLGSTSLKDLIEQRRAIEARKLIQIEPAERPA
- a CDS encoding metal ABC transporter permease, translating into MLEALAFPFFQRALLAGVLVGAFISYYAPFVVQRKLSFLSHGLAHAAFGGVAIALFFNTEPLWVALPFTVLVALGITWVRSRTGLAEDSAIGIFLALALALGILILSFRSGYAAEALAYLFGSLLAVTPTDLWISLGVLGLTLALLPAWGRWAYVTFDRDLALADRRRVLLQDYLLSALVAVATVVAVKVVGALLVGAFLVIPAATARLWSRTFATMTLLSVVLGVATALVGLALSYQLNVPSGASIVLVQGVVFAVAFATGQRERVE